The Pseudodesulfovibrio hydrargyri genome segment GGTACATCTTCCACTTCTCGCTGGCCGCGACCGAGGAAATCACCATCAATCTTTTCGTCTGGATGACCGTCATCGGCATCGGCATCGCGTTCGAGCGGGGTGGCCACATGGGCATGGTGACCTTCTTCAACATGTTCCCCCGCGCCCTGCAGAAAACGTGGATCATCGTCTATTCCGTGCTGGCGGTCGGCCTCTTCCTGGTCCTGGACTACTACATGATCCAGGCCATCTACGACGAGGTCACCCTGTTCCAGGCCCGCTCCGCCGCCCTGGATATTCCGGTATGGATATACTACCTGGGACTGCCGGTCCTGTCGGTCTTCGTCTTCAAGGGCATCTACAAGGACGCCATGACCAGGCTGGCCGAACGGAAGGAGGATTAGCGCCATGGAATTCCTGCTCATCCTCGCCCTGTTCCTGGTCCTGATGTTCATCGGCGCGCCCATCGGGACTTCCCTGGGCGTTTCTGCCGTGGCCACCATCATGTACTTCGACCTCGGCGCCGAGATGCTGGGGGTCAACTTCGCCTCGGGCATCGCCTCGTTCCCGCTGCTGGCCATTCCCTTTTTCGTCCTGGCCGGAGTGATCCTGCAACGGGCGGGCATCGCCGCGCACATCGCCGCCTTCTTCGAACTGCTCGTGGGGCGCGCCACGGGCGGCCTGTCCATCGTGGCCGTGCTGACCTGCATGTTCTGGGGGGCCATGTCCGGCTCCGGCCCGGCGACCACGGCCGCCGTGGGCATGATCCTGCTCACCCCCATGCTCAACAACGGCTATGACAAAGCCTTTTCCGGAGCGACCATCGCCAATGCGTCGGACCTGTCCATCATCATCCCGCCGTCCATCGCGTTCATCATCTACGGCAACATCACCTCGGTATCGGTGTCCGCCCTGTTCGTGGCCGGGATCATCCCCGGCCTGCTGACCGGCCTGGCCACCATGTTCGTGGCCTGGTACATCTCCTACCGGCGCGGCTACCGGGGATTGGTCTGCCGAGGCTGCATGGCCGACCTGCTCAAGGCCCTGCGCCAATCGTTCTGGGCGCTCATGGCCCCGGTGGTCATCCTGGGCGGCATCTACACCGGCATATTCACGCCCACCGAGGCGGCCGTGGTGGCGGTGTTCTACAGCCTGTTCGTGGCCGTGGTCATCTACCGCTCCATCGGCTGGCGCGACCTAATTGAAATCCTGGTGGAGTCGGCGGTGACCAGCTCCGTGATCATGTTCATCGTGGCCTTTGCCGGCATATTCACCTGGGCGGCCTCGGTCACCGGCGTCATCGACACCCTGGCGGACTTCATCATCAAGGTATCCCCCAACGCCGTGGTCATGATCGTGCTGGTCAATGTCCTGCTGTTCGCCCTGGGCATGATCCTCGACGCCATCTCCATCTCGTACCTGCTCATGCCGATCCTCATCCCGGTCCTGTCGGCCTTCCACGTGGATCCGGTCTTCTACGGGGTCATCTTCATCTCGGCCCTGGCCATCGGCCAGGCCACGCCGCCCGTGGGCGTCAACCTGTTCACCGCGGCCAACCTGGTCGGATGCGAAGTGGACGAGATCGCCAAAGAGGCCATCCCCTACGTGGTCATGGACTTCGTGGTCCTGATCGTCATCTCGCTGATCCCGGCGCTGTCGCTGTTCCTACCCGAATGGGCCGGGCTATACACGCCATAGAAACCTGACCGAAGACGGAACGCCCCCGTTGTCCGGAAACAAAAAAAATGAGCCCTTGCGAATAATCGCAAGGGCTCATTTTTTTGGTCGTCTTGTTCGTGAAACCGGCTCCCCCATCAGACCTTCTTGACCACCGAGGTCTTGAGGTACATGAAACCGAACCCCGGAATCTTACAGGCGATGTCGTGAACTCCGTCCTCTGGCTCTATCAGCCGGATGTTCTTGACCTTGGTCCCCTTCTTGAGCGGCGAGGCACCCTTGACCTTCAGGTCCTGCGTGATGATGACGTCGTCCCCGTCCACAAGGACATTGCCGTTGGCGTCCTTGTAGATTTTCTCCTGGGCGTCGTCCGCTTGAAATTCATGCCCGCACTCGGGGCAAATGAGGACGGTGCCGTCGGAATACACGTACTCGCACCGGCACTTCGGGCAATCAGGTAAATTTTCCATGACTCTCCAATTCGGTTATCGGTTTCCGTCTCAAGGCCAAACCGATTCGGGCAATACATAATAGCCGCCGTCTAATCAATGCAAAACGGACCGAAAAATGTCCGTCTCAGTCCCTTTCTCCCCTGATCGCCTCTCTTTGATCCACGTATTCCCGACCTCTACGGACGCCTTTTTCATTCCCTCGGGGCGACACCGGGCCCCTGCCTCCTCACACCGGCAAATCCGGCCCGGACCGCCCGGCCCCAAGCAATTCAGCCTGTTCCGCCCTGCTTTGCGCGTTTGTTTCTTCACCTCGATCTGGCACAAATAAAAAACCACGTAATTTTAATGTGTTGAAAATAACTAATTCGATTTATAAATACCTGTCATTTACAATATCTATATTTAAAAAAACACATCAATACAACGTTCCGACACCAAATCACGGCCCAAAACAGGCCATTGTTCAAATGAACATAATGAAATCATGGATTTTTTTATGGTATTTACAAAATCGCTCAAGACACACTTCCGTCTAATGACCGTGCGGTGAGCGGTACGGCAAAACTCAAGGAGGCATCCTCATGAAACTGGATCGCCGAAACTTTCTCAAACTCGCAGGTACGGGAGCTGCGTGTATGACGCTGGGACAGCTGGGTTTCGACCTTGCTCCCGTGAAGGCGTACGCCGCGCAACTCAAGATCAGCGGCGCCAAGGAAATACTGACCGTCTGTCCCTTCTGTTCCGTGAGCTGCAACGTCATCGGCTACGTCAAGGACGGCAAGCTGGTCAGCTCCGAAGGCGACCCCGACTACCCGGTCAACGAAGGCGCGCTGTGCGCCAAGGGCGCGGCCATGCTGTCCATGACCACCGAGCACAACCGGCTGCAGACGCCCATGTACCGGGCCCCGTTCTCCGACAAGTGGGAAGAGAAGAGCTGGGATTGGATCCTCGACCGCATCGCCAAACGGGTCAAGGAGACCCGCGACAAGGACTTCATCCTGCGCAACCAGGACGGCAAGGCCGTCAACCGCATCGAGTCCATGTTCCTGCTCGGCACCTCCCACGCCTCCAACGAGGAATGCGCCCTGACACACCAGTTCGCCCGCGCGCTCGGCATCGTCTACATGGACCACCAGGCCCGCGTCTGCCACAGCTCCACCGTGTCCGCCCTGGGCGAATCCTTCGGTCGCGGCGCCATGACCAACCACTGGACCGACATCGCCAACGCCGACTCCATTCTGATCATGGGCAGCAACGCGGCCGAGCACCATCCCATTTCCTTCAAATTCGTCCTGCGCGCCAAGGACAAGGGTGCCACCGTCATGCACGTGGACCCGAAGTTCTCCAGGACCTCGGCCAGGTCCGACTTCCACGTGCCCCTGCGCTCCGGCACGGACATCGCCTTCCTGGGCGGCATGGTCAAATACATCATCGAGAAGGACCGCTACTTCCATGAGTACGTCACCGAGTACACCAACGCCTCGCTTTTGGTGAACCCGGAGTTCGGCTTCAAGGACGGCCTGTTCACCGGCTACGACCCCATGACCAGGACCTACGACAAGTCCACCTGGACCTACCAGATGGACGCGGAAGGAAAGCCCAAGAAGGACAAGAGCCTGAAGGACCCGCACTGCGTCTTCCAGCTCCTCAAAAAGCACTACTCGCGCTATGATCTCGACACCGTGTCCAAGACCACGGGCGTCGACCCCAAGATCCTGGAAAAGGTCTACAAGACCTTCTCGGCCACCGGCCGCCCGGACAAGGCCGGCACGGTCATGTACGCACTCGGCTGGACCCAGCACACCGTGGGCGTGCAGAACATCCGCACCTCGGGCATCATCCAGCTGCTGCTCGGCAACATCGGCGTGGCCGGCGGCGGCATCAACGCCCTGCGCGGCGAGCCCAACGTCCAGGGCTCCACGGATCACGCCATGCTCTACCACATCCTGCCCGGCTACATGGCCATGCCCGCGGCCCCGTGGCAGACGCTGTCGCAATACAACGAGGCCAACACCCCGGTCAGCCACGACCCCGAGTCGGCCAACTGGTGGCAGCACAAGCCCGAATACATGACCAGCCTGCTCAAGGCGTGGTTCGGCGACAATGCCACCGCCCAGAACGACTTCTGTTACAACCTGCTGCCCAAGATCGAGAAGGGGCACGACTATTCGTACCTGTTCCTCTTCGACCGCATGTACAAGGGCGAGATCAAGGGCGGCTTCTTCATGGGCCTCAACCCCATGAACTCGGTGCCCAACACGCACAAGATCCGCAAGGCCATGGACAACCTCGACTGGTGCGTCTGCGCCGAGCTGCACAACTCCGAGACCACGGAGAACTGGCACCGTCCGGACGTCGACCCCAAGACGGTCAAGACCGAGATGTTCCTGCTGCCGTCTGCCCACCGCATGGAGAAATCCGGCTCGGTGACCAAC includes the following:
- a CDS encoding TRAP transporter small permease; amino-acid sequence: MKKLLFGFPLGHWLVAICMAAMVVIAFLNILSRYIFHFSLAATEEITINLFVWMTVIGIGIAFERGGHMGMVTFFNMFPRALQKTWIIVYSVLAVGLFLVLDYYMIQAIYDEVTLFQARSAALDIPVWIYYLGLPVLSVFVFKGIYKDAMTRLAERKED
- a CDS encoding TRAP transporter large permease → MEFLLILALFLVLMFIGAPIGTSLGVSAVATIMYFDLGAEMLGVNFASGIASFPLLAIPFFVLAGVILQRAGIAAHIAAFFELLVGRATGGLSIVAVLTCMFWGAMSGSGPATTAAVGMILLTPMLNNGYDKAFSGATIANASDLSIIIPPSIAFIIYGNITSVSVSALFVAGIIPGLLTGLATMFVAWYISYRRGYRGLVCRGCMADLLKALRQSFWALMAPVVILGGIYTGIFTPTEAAVVAVFYSLFVAVVIYRSIGWRDLIEILVESAVTSSVIMFIVAFAGIFTWAASVTGVIDTLADFIIKVSPNAVVMIVLVNVLLFALGMILDAISISYLLMPILIPVLSAFHVDPVFYGVIFISALAIGQATPPVGVNLFTAANLVGCEVDEIAKEAIPYVVMDFVVLIVISLIPALSLFLPEWAGLYTP
- a CDS encoding zinc ribbon domain-containing protein YjdM; this translates as MENLPDCPKCRCEYVYSDGTVLICPECGHEFQADDAQEKIYKDANGNVLVDGDDVIITQDLKVKGASPLKKGTKVKNIRLIEPEDGVHDIACKIPGFGFMYLKTSVVKKV
- the fdnG gene encoding formate dehydrogenase-N subunit alpha — encoded protein: MKLDRRNFLKLAGTGAACMTLGQLGFDLAPVKAYAAQLKISGAKEILTVCPFCSVSCNVIGYVKDGKLVSSEGDPDYPVNEGALCAKGAAMLSMTTEHNRLQTPMYRAPFSDKWEEKSWDWILDRIAKRVKETRDKDFILRNQDGKAVNRIESMFLLGTSHASNEECALTHQFARALGIVYMDHQARVCHSSTVSALGESFGRGAMTNHWTDIANADSILIMGSNAAEHHPISFKFVLRAKDKGATVMHVDPKFSRTSARSDFHVPLRSGTDIAFLGGMVKYIIEKDRYFHEYVTEYTNASLLVNPEFGFKDGLFTGYDPMTRTYDKSTWTYQMDAEGKPKKDKSLKDPHCVFQLLKKHYSRYDLDTVSKTTGVDPKILEKVYKTFSATGRPDKAGTVMYALGWTQHTVGVQNIRTSGIIQLLLGNIGVAGGGINALRGEPNVQGSTDHAMLYHILPGYMAMPAAPWQTLSQYNEANTPVSHDPESANWWQHKPEYMTSLLKAWFGDNATAQNDFCYNLLPKIEKGHDYSYLFLFDRMYKGEIKGGFFMGLNPMNSVPNTHKIRKAMDNLDWCVCAELHNSETTENWHRPDVDPKTVKTEMFLLPSAHRMEKSGSVTNSGRWVLWHHQCVPPQFKTRPFGEMYVPLFNIIRDMYRNEGGTFAAPVLNQDWPEKFDPEDLCQRINGRFQKDTEVKGKMYKKGQQVPSFTALSADGATSSLNWLYCGSWTEEDGNKSLRRSPEQTPMQAKIALYPNWSWSWPVNRRILYNRASVDLNGKPYNKAKAVIEWKDGKWVGDVPDGGWPPLSTGKGKLPFIMQTHGLGHLFGPGRMDGPFPEHYEPAETPVNKNLFSKQLSSPVYKFTTSAPDVLAKPADPNYPIVLTTYSLTEHWCGGGETRNVPNLLEAEPQLYVEMSPELAKEKGIKNGDGVIIESIRGKVQAIAMVTVRMRPLKVHGRIIHEIGMPYCFGWTTPGSGDSTNRLTPSVGDPNTTIPEYKACCVNIRKADKITELAR